From the Clarias gariepinus isolate MV-2021 ecotype Netherlands chromosome 3, CGAR_prim_01v2, whole genome shotgun sequence genome, one window contains:
- the crybgx gene encoding crystallin beta gamma X, whose product MNICTKVPGIAQQTSKLGSVLQRGFYGSSGKVTLFEQRNFAGRRLELSSDCQKVSDKNFPERCNSVQVESGAWVGYEHEHFRGRQYLWDMSDRGEYNCTDKWCGQGDRISSVRSVKQDTYSPRAQLFEKQGFSGRRIELQDDIPNLMTGYNLNRACSIRVLGGAWVVYQEPNYRGSHYILERKDYNNFSDWGAHNSTVGSMRRIRFS is encoded by the exons ATGAACATCTGCACTAAAGTCCCCGGAATAGCCCAACAAAccag CAAGCTGGGGTCTGTGCTCCAACGTGGATTTTACGGGTCCAGTGGGAAG GTGACCCTTTTTGAGCAGAGGAACTTTGCCGGACGGAGACTGGAACTCAGCTCAGACTGCCAGAAAGTGAGCGACAAGAACTTCCCTGAGAGATGTAACTCTGTGCAGGTGGAGAGTGGAGC CTGGGTGGGCTATGAGCATGAGCACTTCCGTGGGCGCCAGTATTTGTGGGACATGTCTGATCGTGGAGAATATAACTGCACAGATAAGTGGTGTGGCCAGGGTGACCGCATCTCATCGGTTCGCTCTGTGAAGCAG GATACATACTCTCCCCGCGCTCAGCTGTTTGAAAAGCAAGGTTTTTCGGGGAGAAGGATCGAGCTCCAGGATGACATCCCCAACCTCATGACAGGATATAACCTAAACAGAGCCTGCTCAATCCGGGTGCTGGGTGGAGC ttgggTGGTGTACCAGGAACCCAATTACAGAGGATCCCACTATATCTTGGAGAGGAAAGACTATAACAACTTCTCAGACTGGGGCGCTCACAACAGCACTGTGGGCTCCATGCGCAGAATTCGCTTCAGCTGA
- the lctla gene encoding lactase-like a isoform X2, giving the protein MAQQTLLSLCQVLVLAFCISATEDFDWTKNEKRSFHYGTFPTAFSWGAGSSAYQTEGAWNKDGKGMSIWDVFSHQRGKIHLNDTGDASCEGYYNLKEDILLMKDMKLNHYRFSISWPRILPTGIKSEQINEKGMQHYDNLINMLLENQITPIVTLYHWDLPQVLQEKYGGWQNSSMVIFFNDYANLCFERFGNRVKHWITFNNPWSIAVEGYETGEHAPGLKLKGTGAYKAAHNIIKAHAKVWHTYDIEWRSKQKGMVGISLSTDWGEPVDITNQRDIEAADRYMQFSLGWFAAPLFSGDYPQVMKEYVGKKSAQQGLGSSRLPTFSPHEKSYVKGTCDFLGIGHFTTRYITQKNFPSNRGSIYFTDRDLAELVDPLWPDPGSEWLYSVPWGFRRLLHYVKMQYGNPMIYVTENGVSEKIACTDLCDEWRMQYFRDYINEMLKAVNDGVNVKGYTAWSLLDMFEWDEGYSERFGLYYVDFGSKNKKRYPKASVQFYKRIISTNGFPNEREIESWKRKATETCTSSNQLLAAARRKSKENKGHAKMPKVWPAHDEV; this is encoded by the exons ATGGCACAGCAGACTCTTCTAAGTTTGTGCCAGGTTCTTGTGTTGGCATTTTGCATCTCTGCAACTGAGGACTTTGACTGGACCAAGAATGAGAAAAGATCCTTTCATTATGGCACTTTCCCTACTG CATTCTCTTGGGGTGCTGGCAGCTCAGCATATCAGACTGAAGGAGCCTGGAATAAAGATGGAAAAGGGATGAGCATCTGGGATGTGTTTTCACATCAGAGAGGTAAAATCCACCTAAACGACACTGGAGATGCTTCCTGTGAGGGCTACTACAATCTCAAG gAAGACATCTTGTTAATGAAAGACATGAAGCTGAATCACTACCGCTTTTCAATTTCCTGGCCAAGGATCCTACCCACTGGAATTAAGT CTGAACAAATCAATGAAAAGGGAATGCAGCACTATGACAATCTCATCAACATGCTCCTGGAGAATCAGATCACACCCATTGTAACGCTTTATCACTGGGATTTGCCTCAG gttCTTCAGGAGAAATATGGCGGTTGGCAGAACAGCAGCATGGTCATTTTCTTTAACGACTATGCCAACCTGTGCTTTGAGAGATTTGGTAATCGGGTAAAACACTGGATCACCTTTAACAACCCATGG TCCATTGCAGTGGAGGGTTATGAGACTGGAGAACATGCTCCTGGACTGAAACTGAAAGGCACTGGCGCCTACAAGGCTGCCCACAACATCATTAAG GCTCATGCTAAGGTTTGGCACACTTATGACATCGAGTGGCGAAGCAAACAGaaag GAATGGTGGGCATCTCTCTATCTACTGACTGGGGCGAGCCAGTGGACATTACAAATCAGAGGGACATTGAAGCAGCTGACAGATACATGCAGTTTTCCCTGGGATGGTTTGCTGCACCACTCTTCAGTGGAGACTATCCTCAAGTGATGAAGGAATACGTAGGCAA AAAGAGTGCACAGCAGGGGCTGGGTAGCTCCCGTCTGCCTACTTTCAGCCCACATGAAAAAAGTTATGTAAAGGGCACCTGTGACTTCCTGGGAATCGGTCACTTCACCACACGTTACATCACACAAAAGAACTTTCCCTCAAACCGTGGAAGTATTTACTTCACTGATCGGGACCTGGCAGAGCTAGTAGACCCGCTCTGGCCTGATCCTGGATCTGAATGGCTCTACTCTGTGCCATGGGGCTTCCGTCGGCTTCTTCATTATGTGAAG ATGCAGTATGGAAACCCTATGATATATGTGACAGAAAACGGCGTCTCTGAGAAGATAGCGTGCACTGATCTTTGTGATGAATGGAGGATGCAGTACTTCAGGGATTACATCAATGAAATGCTTAAAG CGGTTAACGATGGGGTGAACGTGAAAGGATACACTGCATGGTCTCTGCTCGACATGTTTGAATGGGACGAGGGCTACTCTGAACGATTTGGCCTGTACTATGTGGACTTtggaagcaaaaataaaaaacgttACCCAAAAGCCTCTGTTCAGTTCTACAAACGCATTATAAGCACCAATGGCTTTCCCAATGAgagagag ATTGAGAGCTGGAAACGGAAAGCGACAGAAACCTGCACCTCCAGTAACCAGCTTctagcagcag CTAGAAGAAAATCCAAGGAAAATAAGGGGCATGCAAAAATGCCAAAGGTTTGGCCCGCACATGATGAGGTTTAG
- the lctla gene encoding lactase-like a isoform X1 — MAQQTLLSLCQVLVLAFCISATEDFDWTKNEKRSFHYGTFPTAFSWGAGSSAYQTEGAWNKDGKGMSIWDVFSHQRGKIHLNDTGDASCEGYYNLKEDILLMKDMKLNHYRFSISWPRILPTGIKSEQINEKGMQHYDNLINMLLENQITPIVTLYHWDLPQVLQEKYGGWQNSSMVIFFNDYANLCFERFGNRVKHWITFNNPWSIAVEGYETGEHAPGLKLKGTGAYKAAHNIIKAHAKVWHTYDIEWRSKQKGMVGISLSTDWGEPVDITNQRDIEAADRYMQFSLGWFAAPLFSGDYPQVMKEYVGKKSAQQGLGSSRLPTFSPHEKSYVKGTCDFLGIGHFTTRYITQKNFPSNRGSIYFTDRDLAELVDPLWPDPGSEWLYSVPWGFRRLLHYVKMQYGNPMIYVTENGVSEKIACTDLCDEWRMQYFRDYINEMLKAVNDGVNVKGYTAWSLLDMFEWDEGYSERFGLYYVDFGSKNKKRYPKASVQFYKRIISTNGFPNEREIESWKRKATETCTSSNQLLAADPLSTHMELVTEVVVPTVGTLCILLTAVFLMFLLKNRL, encoded by the exons ATGGCACAGCAGACTCTTCTAAGTTTGTGCCAGGTTCTTGTGTTGGCATTTTGCATCTCTGCAACTGAGGACTTTGACTGGACCAAGAATGAGAAAAGATCCTTTCATTATGGCACTTTCCCTACTG CATTCTCTTGGGGTGCTGGCAGCTCAGCATATCAGACTGAAGGAGCCTGGAATAAAGATGGAAAAGGGATGAGCATCTGGGATGTGTTTTCACATCAGAGAGGTAAAATCCACCTAAACGACACTGGAGATGCTTCCTGTGAGGGCTACTACAATCTCAAG gAAGACATCTTGTTAATGAAAGACATGAAGCTGAATCACTACCGCTTTTCAATTTCCTGGCCAAGGATCCTACCCACTGGAATTAAGT CTGAACAAATCAATGAAAAGGGAATGCAGCACTATGACAATCTCATCAACATGCTCCTGGAGAATCAGATCACACCCATTGTAACGCTTTATCACTGGGATTTGCCTCAG gttCTTCAGGAGAAATATGGCGGTTGGCAGAACAGCAGCATGGTCATTTTCTTTAACGACTATGCCAACCTGTGCTTTGAGAGATTTGGTAATCGGGTAAAACACTGGATCACCTTTAACAACCCATGG TCCATTGCAGTGGAGGGTTATGAGACTGGAGAACATGCTCCTGGACTGAAACTGAAAGGCACTGGCGCCTACAAGGCTGCCCACAACATCATTAAG GCTCATGCTAAGGTTTGGCACACTTATGACATCGAGTGGCGAAGCAAACAGaaag GAATGGTGGGCATCTCTCTATCTACTGACTGGGGCGAGCCAGTGGACATTACAAATCAGAGGGACATTGAAGCAGCTGACAGATACATGCAGTTTTCCCTGGGATGGTTTGCTGCACCACTCTTCAGTGGAGACTATCCTCAAGTGATGAAGGAATACGTAGGCAA AAAGAGTGCACAGCAGGGGCTGGGTAGCTCCCGTCTGCCTACTTTCAGCCCACATGAAAAAAGTTATGTAAAGGGCACCTGTGACTTCCTGGGAATCGGTCACTTCACCACACGTTACATCACACAAAAGAACTTTCCCTCAAACCGTGGAAGTATTTACTTCACTGATCGGGACCTGGCAGAGCTAGTAGACCCGCTCTGGCCTGATCCTGGATCTGAATGGCTCTACTCTGTGCCATGGGGCTTCCGTCGGCTTCTTCATTATGTGAAG ATGCAGTATGGAAACCCTATGATATATGTGACAGAAAACGGCGTCTCTGAGAAGATAGCGTGCACTGATCTTTGTGATGAATGGAGGATGCAGTACTTCAGGGATTACATCAATGAAATGCTTAAAG CGGTTAACGATGGGGTGAACGTGAAAGGATACACTGCATGGTCTCTGCTCGACATGTTTGAATGGGACGAGGGCTACTCTGAACGATTTGGCCTGTACTATGTGGACTTtggaagcaaaaataaaaaacgttACCCAAAAGCCTCTGTTCAGTTCTACAAACGCATTATAAGCACCAATGGCTTTCCCAATGAgagagag ATTGAGAGCTGGAAACGGAAAGCGACAGAAACCTGCACCTCCAGTAACCAGCTTctagcagcag ATCCTCTAAGCACCCACATGGAGCTGGTGACGGAGGTTGTGGTTCCTACCGTGGGGACCCTATGTATTCTTCTCACTGCCGTCTTCCTCATGTTCCTTCTGAAAAATCGTCTTTGA